A part of Paenarthrobacter sp. A20 genomic DNA contains:
- a CDS encoding amidohydrolase family protein encodes MNLSREGDITTLIEHLQFAITANSHDEVIRDAAVLVRGKKIADIGTTREVRARLQGRSPDRTIDGSKTGITPGFIDAHVHLSETLSRAVFPDVLATRAWVFHWAKPFYAHVDEADERVSVLLGAAEMLRSGTTCFLDMGAQNDAGLTARAAGEIGIRGIVGRHAADRRPKEAPHGWSEEMMDHHFFENHHIALDTLKRSVEEWNGYADGRIRCWVNIEGKEPCSLDLHIGARELAAEMGVGTTYHIATSLEEAQVSHRMHGEWPITRIANHGGLGSNLVLAHAVAVSDEEVKRLADHQTSVAFCPSSSLKLAKGAADIGKYPEMMRAGVTVGLGTDGVSAAGNLNLHRQIHIVAGLFKDARRDANLVGAQKAIRMATIDGAKALGWDDEIGSLEVGKQADMVLFDLDHHEWTPYADPIQALVYSASPASITQTWVAGKPVFRDGQVENLNEKELREEARDRAAGIVSRAGLGDHVPVTTTLYD; translated from the coding sequence ATGAACTTGAGCAGAGAAGGCGACATCACGACGCTCATCGAACACTTGCAGTTCGCAATTACCGCCAACAGTCATGATGAAGTCATCCGCGACGCCGCTGTGCTGGTACGTGGCAAAAAGATTGCCGATATTGGCACCACGCGGGAAGTCCGCGCCCGACTTCAGGGCCGCTCCCCCGACCGGACTATCGATGGTTCAAAAACCGGCATCACACCTGGCTTCATCGATGCCCATGTCCATCTATCGGAGACCCTAAGTCGTGCCGTATTTCCCGATGTTCTAGCCACGCGGGCATGGGTCTTCCATTGGGCTAAACCCTTCTATGCCCATGTCGACGAAGCGGATGAACGCGTGAGCGTCCTGCTCGGCGCGGCGGAGATGCTCCGAAGCGGAACGACCTGCTTCCTTGACATGGGGGCACAGAATGATGCTGGCCTGACGGCTCGTGCTGCCGGTGAAATTGGAATCCGCGGCATCGTTGGTCGCCATGCGGCCGACCGACGTCCGAAGGAGGCACCGCATGGCTGGTCGGAAGAGATGATGGATCACCACTTCTTCGAAAACCATCACATTGCGCTCGATACCCTAAAACGAAGCGTCGAAGAGTGGAACGGTTATGCGGATGGCCGCATTCGTTGCTGGGTCAACATCGAAGGCAAGGAACCCTGCAGCCTTGATCTCCATATCGGAGCCCGTGAGCTGGCAGCGGAAATGGGCGTGGGAACGACATACCATATTGCCACCAGCTTGGAGGAAGCCCAGGTCAGTCACAGAATGCACGGCGAATGGCCGATCACGCGAATCGCCAATCACGGCGGCCTAGGCTCAAATTTGGTATTGGCTCATGCAGTCGCTGTCAGCGACGAGGAGGTTAAAAGGTTGGCTGACCACCAAACCTCGGTTGCTTTCTGCCCATCAAGCTCGCTCAAGCTCGCCAAGGGTGCGGCCGACATAGGAAAGTATCCCGAGATGATGCGGGCCGGCGTTACGGTGGGCCTCGGGACCGATGGTGTCTCGGCGGCTGGAAACCTCAATCTTCATCGCCAGATCCACATCGTGGCGGGGTTATTCAAGGATGCGCGGCGGGATGCGAACCTCGTCGGAGCCCAGAAAGCGATCCGGATGGCCACTATTGACGGCGCGAAGGCCTTGGGGTGGGACGACGAAATCGGCTCCCTTGAAGTCGGTAAGCAAGCGGACATGGTCCTCTTTGACCTTGACCACCACGAATGGACGCCTTATGCCGATCCGATTCAGGCCTTGGTTTACTCCGCCAGCCCGGCCAGCATCACTCAGACCTGGGTGGCCGGCAAACCCGTCTTCAGGGACGGCCAGGTTGAAAATCTGAACGAAAAAGAACTTCGCGAAGAAGCCCGGGACCGGGCGGCAGGAATCGTCTCCCGGGCAGGGCTCGGCGACCACGTTCCCGTCACTACAACCCTGTACGACTAA
- a CDS encoding Xaa-Pro peptidase family protein translates to MRHEVEDRLRSMMAERGMDALLCLSPENNAYAAGFVIPSQPLMRWRVAATLLHVDGRNAIVCVDMEETTVRAAEQKAEIRVWREFVDRPMETVATLLKDWGLDSGRVAAELSYLSVAEHAELSQLLPSIQFLPAEELLVRARQIKTPSEMALLERLSRISDEAIRSSLDSVRAGSSEMDLASALTRSVYEQGAQQFKLMIVATGERSQLPNVGPSNRVLKSGDVCRVEIFSVIDGYQAGVCRTAVVGDPPPEAERIYQNLVDCKQLILEEMIPGASSNRVYEKYRAKFDELGLPAISFVAHSIGVNLHEAPYFGPYSNQPIEDGMVLGMEPLVYRSGYGFGMQIKDMVSIGATGPRVLSDVIDTEKLFRIEA, encoded by the coding sequence ATGAGGCACGAAGTCGAGGACCGTCTGAGGTCCATGATGGCTGAGCGCGGCATGGATGCACTTCTGTGCCTCTCGCCGGAGAACAACGCATACGCGGCCGGGTTCGTCATACCGTCCCAGCCACTAATGAGGTGGCGTGTTGCCGCCACCCTTCTGCATGTCGACGGGAGAAATGCCATCGTGTGCGTCGATATGGAAGAGACGACCGTACGGGCGGCGGAGCAGAAAGCCGAAATCCGGGTCTGGCGAGAGTTCGTCGATCGACCCATGGAGACTGTCGCCACATTGCTGAAGGACTGGGGCCTCGACAGCGGGCGAGTTGCTGCCGAACTCTCTTATCTCTCTGTTGCCGAACATGCCGAACTATCCCAATTACTGCCCTCGATCCAGTTTTTGCCCGCTGAGGAGCTGTTGGTGCGTGCACGGCAAATCAAGACGCCCTCGGAGATGGCGCTGCTCGAGCGCCTATCTAGAATTTCGGATGAGGCCATCAGGTCTTCCCTTGATTCCGTGAGGGCTGGCAGTTCCGAGATGGATTTGGCAAGCGCTCTCACCCGAAGCGTCTATGAGCAAGGCGCACAGCAGTTCAAGCTCATGATTGTAGCTACGGGAGAGCGTAGCCAGTTGCCGAACGTTGGTCCAAGTAACCGCGTCCTCAAGTCCGGAGACGTCTGTCGTGTCGAGATCTTCTCTGTCATTGATGGGTACCAGGCCGGTGTCTGTCGAACTGCAGTCGTCGGCGATCCGCCGCCAGAGGCAGAACGGATCTATCAGAACCTGGTGGACTGCAAGCAACTGATTCTGGAGGAAATGATTCCGGGCGCGAGCTCAAACAGGGTCTACGAAAAATATCGAGCCAAGTTTGATGAACTCGGTCTGCCTGCCATCTCCTTCGTGGCGCACTCCATTGGCGTTAATCTTCATGAGGCACCGTACTTCGGCCCTTATTCAAACCAGCCGATCGAGGACGGCATGGTGCTGGGAATGGAGCCTTTGGTGTACAGAAGCGGCTACGGCTTCGGCATGCAGATCAAGGACATGGTCTCGATAGGTGCTACGGGTCCCCGGGTTCTCTCTGACGTCATCGACACGGAAAAGCTGTTCAGGATCGAAGCATGA
- a CDS encoding VOC family protein, with protein MSSPSASQVRIDHYGLNVPNLEQAVSFFQEAFNAQVVFRLARMRDPDGGSMQRIGADPRDEFEVVMLDLAGQRLELLQWWSPQGTRRPLGATGHGASHLGMTCPDLAATLNQLRRMPGVTVLGEPQTFTEGPTPGLTNAFVLTPWGSSIELVNWGVQAARP; from the coding sequence ATGAGCAGCCCCTCAGCTTCCCAGGTCCGCATCGACCACTATGGCCTGAACGTACCAAATTTGGAGCAGGCAGTTTCGTTTTTTCAAGAGGCATTCAACGCGCAGGTTGTTTTCCGGCTCGCTCGGATGCGCGACCCTGATGGCGGGAGCATGCAGCGCATCGGTGCCGATCCTCGGGATGAATTCGAGGTGGTGATGCTGGATCTGGCCGGGCAGCGGCTGGAACTTCTGCAATGGTGGAGCCCGCAGGGGACGAGAAGGCCGCTTGGCGCCACCGGTCACGGTGCCAGCCATCTGGGGATGACTTGCCCTGACCTTGCCGCGACGCTCAACCAACTGCGGCGAATGCCGGGGGTTACCGTGCTTGGTGAGCCGCAGACTTTCACAGAAGGTCCCACTCCAGGCTTGACCAACGCTTTCGTTCTCACGCCGTGGGGGAGCTCCATTGAACTGGTGAACTGGGGTGTCCAGGCGGCTAGGCCTTAA
- a CDS encoding aldehyde dehydrogenase — MKACVIVSSFTKRGPWTPLDLGPSTNPFLFAGADPLGSFDPATGELVARVSTSTVGQVDEAVERAEHAFRKSVWRNDGALRARVLFRWAERMRQNLEALAELLTREQGKTISQARGEVLSSISMIEFNAGCARSLFGRSSALKDGVHGVVLREPIGVIAAITPWNYPLNLTIRAVAPALAAGNAVLVKPASLTPAVVVQALSLLAKDHDLPDGILAAVVGPGATVGDRLVTHEGIGMVAFTGDSVTGINVMKRAADGLKKVSLELGGKSPNIVFADANMEKALAGAENAVFSSAGQICTAGSRLLLEESIHDEFVERLVGRVKQMRVGDGLDPATDMGPLVSADHKKTVWEYVEIGHKDGTVVAGGVPLDEQPYDKGNFVAPTIVTDLPSTSRLIKEEVFGPVLAVQKFSTEEEAINVANSTEFGLACGLWTNNLDRAWRVGRGVEAGTVWINTYHHFYGEMEVGGFKKSGIGRQQGVDGLLEFTESKHLNFDSSPTLW; from the coding sequence ATGAAAGCGTGTGTAATCGTGTCATCATTCACCAAGCGCGGACCCTGGACTCCATTGGATCTTGGTCCGAGCACAAATCCTTTCCTGTTCGCTGGTGCAGATCCTCTGGGCAGTTTCGATCCAGCAACCGGTGAGCTTGTTGCTCGAGTTTCCACGTCCACAGTCGGTCAAGTGGACGAAGCGGTCGAAAGGGCCGAACATGCCTTCAGGAAATCCGTGTGGCGCAACGACGGAGCACTGCGGGCGAGGGTCCTTTTCCGCTGGGCAGAGCGGATGCGCCAGAACCTTGAGGCGCTTGCCGAGTTGCTGACGAGGGAGCAAGGCAAAACAATCAGCCAGGCTAGGGGTGAAGTCCTCAGTAGCATCAGCATGATTGAATTTAACGCGGGGTGTGCCCGATCGCTCTTTGGCCGTTCCAGTGCACTTAAAGACGGTGTTCATGGCGTTGTTCTCAGAGAGCCTATAGGTGTCATCGCAGCCATAACGCCATGGAACTATCCTCTCAATTTGACCATCCGGGCAGTGGCACCCGCGCTGGCCGCAGGAAACGCCGTCTTGGTCAAGCCCGCTAGCTTGACGCCGGCGGTCGTCGTCCAAGCTCTAAGCCTCTTGGCGAAAGACCACGACCTGCCAGATGGCATTCTTGCCGCCGTCGTGGGTCCAGGAGCAACTGTTGGTGATCGGCTGGTAACTCACGAGGGCATCGGGATGGTTGCATTCACCGGCGATTCCGTAACCGGAATCAACGTTATGAAACGTGCTGCCGACGGCCTGAAAAAGGTCTCCCTTGAGCTGGGAGGAAAATCGCCTAACATCGTTTTCGCGGACGCCAACATGGAGAAGGCTCTGGCTGGAGCCGAAAACGCAGTATTCTCATCTGCCGGTCAAATTTGCACCGCTGGCAGCCGATTGCTGCTGGAGGAAAGCATTCACGATGAGTTCGTGGAGCGACTCGTTGGTCGCGTGAAACAGATGCGCGTGGGCGACGGTCTGGATCCGGCCACGGACATGGGGCCTTTGGTTTCCGCAGATCACAAGAAGACAGTGTGGGAGTATGTCGAGATTGGTCATAAGGACGGAACAGTAGTCGCCGGGGGTGTCCCGCTGGATGAGCAGCCGTATGACAAGGGGAACTTCGTAGCTCCAACAATCGTCACCGATCTTCCCTCAACGTCGAGGCTTATCAAGGAAGAAGTCTTCGGCCCCGTCTTGGCAGTCCAGAAGTTCAGCACGGAAGAGGAAGCCATAAATGTCGCCAACAGCACTGAGTTCGGGCTGGCCTGCGGCCTATGGACGAACAACCTTGACCGTGCTTGGCGCGTCGGAAGAGGCGTCGAAGCAGGAACTGTTTGGATCAATACCTACCACCATTTCTATGGCGAAATGGAAGTGGGGGGGTTCAAAAAATCCGGCATTGGCCGTCAACAGGGTGTGGACGGACTGCTGGAGTTCACGGAATCGAAGCATTTGAACTTCGATTCATCTCCGACCCTCTGGTGA
- a CDS encoding ABC transporter substrate-binding protein codes for MKFSGMARIAATAAVVAFFTTSCANSAGDSPSQDKPQTVSVLMNWFAQAEQGGYWDTMTNQYGKDAGVTLDVKQGGPGIQTIPQVAAGQADFGVANADEVLLARKNGLPIVAVAAAYDTNLQCMMSHQSQGINGFKDIDGHQVSRVPSPYFDYIKSHFDLQKIQDINYTGSLADFKRNENLVQQCFVTSDVFNAKQEGIDVNILSVAKDAGYNPYGLLLFTTDKVVKEQPEVVRRVVSASIEGWKNFVKNPADAKSSIMKSNKDTDEATFDGSARIIQQGDYLGSQIGKMTEERWSTLRDQLASIGQLPSDFDVTKSFTNDFLPN; via the coding sequence ATGAAATTCTCAGGTATGGCTCGGATCGCGGCCACCGCGGCCGTCGTCGCATTCTTTACAACATCGTGCGCAAACAGCGCCGGTGACTCCCCCAGCCAAGACAAGCCTCAAACTGTTTCCGTCCTCATGAACTGGTTTGCCCAAGCCGAACAGGGGGGCTACTGGGACACGATGACAAACCAGTATGGAAAAGATGCCGGTGTCACCCTGGATGTAAAACAGGGCGGGCCAGGGATTCAAACTATCCCCCAAGTCGCCGCCGGCCAGGCTGACTTCGGTGTCGCCAATGCTGACGAAGTCCTTCTTGCCCGCAAGAATGGATTGCCAATTGTGGCCGTAGCTGCTGCATATGACACGAATCTCCAGTGCATGATGTCGCATCAATCGCAAGGCATCAATGGTTTCAAAGACATCGACGGGCACCAGGTCTCAAGGGTTCCCAGTCCGTACTTCGACTACATCAAGTCTCACTTTGACTTGCAAAAGATCCAGGATATCAATTACACGGGCTCCCTTGCTGACTTCAAACGCAATGAAAATCTGGTCCAGCAATGCTTCGTCACATCAGATGTATTCAACGCGAAGCAGGAGGGTATCGACGTCAATATCCTCAGCGTAGCTAAGGATGCCGGGTACAACCCCTACGGTCTATTGCTGTTCACAACGGACAAAGTGGTGAAGGAACAGCCGGAAGTTGTCCGCCGGGTTGTGTCCGCATCCATCGAGGGCTGGAAGAATTTCGTCAAGAATCCCGCCGACGCAAAGTCGTCGATCATGAAATCCAATAAAGATACCGATGAGGCCACCTTTGACGGTTCGGCTCGGATCATTCAACAAGGGGATTACCTGGGCAGCCAGATCGGCAAGATGACTGAAGAGCGCTGGAGCACGCTGCGGGACCAACTGGCCTCCATCGGGCAGCTTCCCTCTGACTTTGACGTCACCAAGTCGTTCACAAACGACTTCCTCCCGAACTAG
- a CDS encoding ABC transporter permease, producing MTTQLSKSAPLTANGTAGQKLNKTPKPKSVLVSVLPPAIVLVLVLTGWSVLAGTVYGDRNYLLPRPEQVLQAIVENPETLLQGLRITFLEAAAGFALAIIVGFAAAIIMSQSKMLERSLYPYAVLLQTVPVVAVAPIIVLWFGYNQTAVIVIAFMISVFPILNNTLLGLLSTDRNHRDLFRMHHASRTTEFLQLRLPSALPNIFAGLRVSAGLAVVGAIVGEFIIGSGGEEGGLGVKVLFAQSRLATGLLFAEVLAATLLGFAFFIVVTLLGNRLIKHWHESALKDDA from the coding sequence ATGACCACGCAGCTATCAAAGTCCGCCCCCCTTACAGCCAACGGAACTGCAGGACAAAAATTAAACAAGACACCTAAACCCAAATCAGTCCTGGTCTCCGTCCTGCCACCTGCAATTGTCCTAGTGTTGGTCCTCACCGGATGGTCAGTTCTCGCTGGCACCGTTTATGGAGACCGAAACTATCTGCTTCCCAGACCTGAGCAGGTTCTTCAGGCCATCGTCGAGAATCCAGAGACTCTTCTACAGGGACTTCGGATCACTTTCCTTGAGGCTGCGGCAGGCTTCGCTCTCGCTATCATCGTAGGATTTGCGGCAGCGATCATCATGAGCCAATCGAAGATGCTCGAACGCAGCCTCTATCCCTACGCTGTTCTTCTACAGACGGTCCCGGTGGTAGCAGTCGCACCCATCATCGTCCTCTGGTTCGGCTACAACCAGACGGCAGTCATTGTGATCGCGTTCATGATTTCCGTCTTCCCAATCTTGAACAACACTTTACTGGGACTCCTCTCGACGGACAGGAATCACCGTGACCTCTTCAGGATGCACCATGCCAGTCGGACCACAGAGTTCCTCCAGCTGCGGCTGCCGAGCGCTCTCCCGAATATCTTCGCCGGGCTGCGGGTTTCGGCGGGTTTGGCCGTCGTGGGTGCCATTGTGGGCGAATTCATTATCGGCAGCGGTGGAGAAGAGGGCGGCTTGGGGGTAAAAGTACTTTTCGCACAATCCCGGCTCGCCACTGGACTGCTCTTCGCAGAGGTCCTCGCAGCAACGCTCCTCGGGTTCGCGTTCTTCATCGTCGTCACCCTCCTTGGCAACCGTCTGATCAAACACTGGCATGAATCAGCGCTCAAGGATGACGCCTAG
- a CDS encoding ABC transporter ATP-binding protein — protein sequence MMTHDPHIDVAGASKTYPNGTIALQPVELQVAKGEFVSLLGPSGCGKSTLLRIIAGLSAPSSGEVAIPKDDRRAFVFQDATLLPWRTVEGNASLICELESIDKTERRKRVAAALKMVGLEGFERSYPRNLSGGMKMRLSLARALALQPELFLMDEPFSALDELTREILQDELLRIWLSKGFTSVFVTHNLYEAIYLSNRVVVMSARPGRVERIFDVPFAYPRTPELRRTHEFTALSVEISECLRERANA from the coding sequence ATGATGACGCACGATCCACACATCGACGTCGCCGGCGCATCGAAAACGTACCCCAACGGGACGATCGCCTTGCAGCCAGTTGAGCTGCAGGTAGCCAAAGGAGAATTTGTCTCCCTTCTCGGTCCTTCCGGCTGCGGGAAGTCGACACTCCTGCGCATTATTGCAGGACTGTCCGCGCCCTCTTCCGGTGAGGTTGCGATACCGAAAGACGACCGCCGCGCCTTTGTTTTCCAGGATGCGACGCTGCTTCCGTGGAGAACGGTCGAGGGAAACGCGAGTCTTATCTGCGAGCTGGAAAGCATCGACAAGACCGAAAGGCGCAAGCGTGTAGCGGCAGCCCTGAAGATGGTCGGGTTGGAAGGGTTTGAACGCTCCTATCCGAGGAATCTGTCAGGCGGAATGAAGATGCGTCTGTCTCTTGCGAGGGCACTGGCACTACAGCCCGAACTATTCCTCATGGACGAACCGTTCTCTGCCTTGGACGAACTCACCCGCGAGATCCTGCAGGACGAACTCCTGCGCATCTGGCTTTCAAAAGGGTTCACCTCTGTTTTCGTCACCCACAATCTCTATGAAGCCATTTACCTTTCCAACCGAGTGGTGGTCATGTCTGCACGTCCTGGCCGCGTTGAACGTATCTTCGATGTCCCGTTTGCGTATCCCCGCACGCCAGAGCTCCGTCGAACTCATGAGTTCACTGCCCTGAGCGTTGAAATATCAGAATGCCTCCGTGAAAGGGCAAACGCATGA
- a CDS encoding ABC transporter substrate-binding protein translates to MNYFAQAEQGGYWDAMQKKAAERDGVMLDVRQGGPGIQTIPQVAAGQADFGIGNADEILLARKNGLPVVAVAAAYDTNLFAMLSHKDLDISSFHDLNGHQVSRRPAPYFDYLKATFALDKIEEINFTGSFADFQRNHGLIQQGFVTGDVFKAKKEGIDINVLSVAKDGGYNPYGLVLFTTEKTVQEKPDFVAAVVRASIQGWENFLKDPSDAKAAVMAANPDADEATFDFSATTIAQGGYLGSKVGAMKPERWNVLRDQLVSVGLIPKDFDSGAAYTTEFLPKD, encoded by the coding sequence ATGAATTACTTCGCCCAGGCAGAACAGGGCGGCTACTGGGACGCCATGCAAAAGAAAGCCGCAGAGCGCGACGGCGTAATGCTGGACGTGAGACAGGGCGGACCCGGAATACAAACCATCCCCCAAGTGGCGGCTGGCCAAGCGGACTTCGGCATCGGCAATGCCGATGAAATTCTGCTTGCTAGGAAGAACGGCCTTCCAGTGGTCGCAGTTGCCGCGGCGTATGACACGAACCTCTTCGCCATGCTGTCACACAAGGATCTTGACATCAGCTCATTCCACGATCTCAACGGTCATCAGGTTTCCCGACGGCCGGCGCCGTACTTCGACTACCTCAAGGCGACGTTCGCCCTCGACAAAATTGAGGAAATCAATTTCACCGGATCGTTCGCTGATTTTCAGCGGAACCATGGGCTGATTCAGCAGGGCTTCGTTACAGGCGATGTGTTCAAGGCCAAGAAGGAGGGGATCGATATTAATGTGCTCAGCGTCGCAAAGGACGGTGGTTACAACCCCTACGGCCTGGTCCTCTTCACAACCGAGAAGACCGTGCAGGAAAAGCCAGACTTCGTGGCGGCCGTAGTACGGGCGAGCATCCAGGGGTGGGAGAACTTCCTGAAGGACCCCTCCGACGCCAAGGCAGCCGTCATGGCAGCCAATCCGGACGCCGATGAAGCAACTTTTGATTTCTCCGCAACCACGATAGCCCAGGGCGGTTACCTAGGTAGCAAGGTTGGCGCCATGAAGCCCGAGCGTTGGAACGTCCTGCGCGACCAGCTCGTGTCCGTCGGCTTGATCCCAAAGGACTTCGACTCTGGCGCCGCTTACACAACGGAATTTCTCCCCAAGGACTGA
- a CDS encoding 2-hydroxymuconate tautomerase — protein sequence MPFIEIHMFEGRTAEQKRALTKAVTEAMVEHAGAKAEGLHVAISEYSLDNWARAGVLGIDRTDI from the coding sequence ATGCCGTTTATTGAAATCCATATGTTCGAAGGGCGAACTGCAGAGCAGAAGCGCGCCCTGACCAAAGCAGTAACAGAGGCAATGGTCGAGCACGCAGGCGCCAAGGCGGAAGGCCTGCACGTTGCCATTTCCGAGTACTCACTAGACAATTGGGCGCGCGCCGGCGTCCTCGGCATCGATAGGACGGACATCTGA
- a CDS encoding isochorismatase family protein, which yields MQESPLGGLPRESAALLVIDPQNAFVHPEGTLGLSGVNIAPAQHAMKSIRRLAEQFKAAGLPVIWTQQIHLEKDVSRDAKVLASHTQKRARVSALSGTWDADFVDEVADLVDDPTYVVTKHRFGAFYETRLDSLLRMLGVRTLFVTGVTANACVETTLREAYLRDYDVVAVKDGIAAVRPEWIDTAEAVWRQYLGVVANEEEVLGWLARGSRPQALGLHHLLLETKDLEAAESFYFEVLGFNERKREDFRDGRKFVATHQGLALVERASEATGTGGTLEHLCFRARGIDAIANRAMAAGHRIVRGPGPGPYGHTVYIEDPDGNEIELFDIPTTTSGSGS from the coding sequence ATGCAAGAATCACCGCTGGGTGGACTGCCCCGGGAATCTGCTGCCCTTCTTGTTATCGATCCACAGAATGCCTTTGTTCATCCCGAGGGCACGCTGGGCTTGTCCGGGGTAAATATTGCCCCTGCCCAACATGCGATGAAGTCCATCCGACGTCTTGCAGAGCAGTTCAAAGCGGCAGGTCTTCCCGTCATTTGGACCCAACAAATACATCTGGAAAAGGACGTCTCACGGGATGCCAAAGTGCTCGCTTCCCACACTCAGAAAAGGGCCCGCGTCTCCGCGCTCTCGGGTACGTGGGACGCAGATTTCGTGGACGAAGTAGCGGACCTCGTCGATGACCCCACGTATGTCGTAACCAAACATCGCTTTGGTGCCTTCTACGAAACGCGTCTGGATTCCTTGTTGCGGATGCTCGGCGTCCGGACGCTGTTCGTCACCGGCGTGACGGCCAACGCCTGCGTGGAAACTACCCTGCGCGAGGCGTATCTGCGGGATTACGATGTCGTAGCCGTGAAGGACGGAATCGCCGCTGTCAGGCCCGAATGGATTGACACTGCCGAAGCCGTGTGGCGTCAGTACCTTGGGGTGGTGGCAAACGAGGAGGAAGTCCTCGGCTGGCTTGCCCGAGGCAGCCGCCCCCAAGCTTTGGGGCTGCATCACCTGCTCTTAGAGACGAAGGACCTGGAAGCTGCTGAAAGCTTCTACTTTGAAGTTCTTGGATTCAACGAACGAAAACGTGAAGACTTCCGGGACGGGCGAAAGTTCGTTGCAACGCACCAAGGGCTGGCTCTTGTTGAGCGAGCTTCCGAAGCCACTGGCACAGGTGGGACTCTGGAGCACCTTTGCTTCCGGGCCCGTGGGATAGATGCCATTGCCAATCGCGCCATGGCCGCAGGACACCGGATCGTTAGGGGCCCTGGCCCCGGGCCCTATGGCCACACCGTCTACATCGAGGACCCGGACGGAAATGAAATCGAGCTGTTTGACATACCTACGACGACTTCCGGCTCTGGCTCCTAA